In Microbacterium esteraromaticum, the following proteins share a genomic window:
- the kdpA gene encoding potassium-transporting ATPase subunit KdpA: MTWLYAGLALLTVAAVIAVLYRPFGDYMAWVYTTGKDWRIERGFYRLIGVDSRSEQTWRSYVGSVLAVSAVGLLMVYGFQRLQQWLPYSLGLPAPSEHLSFNTAASFVGNTNWQSYSPELTLGYTVQLAGLAVQNFVSAAVGMAVAVALIRGFAYRHSGTIGNFWVDLTRGILRILLPLSVLGAVVLMIGGVIQNFNGFTEINTVAGAAQSIPGGPTASQEVIKLLGTNGGGFFNANSSHPFENPTAWTNLFEILLMLIIPFALPRVFGRIVGDNRQGYAILAVMGGLYTASFAILTALDTAGRGTAPELAGGAMEGKEQRFGIIGSTLFATTSTGTSTGAVNSMHDSYTALGGMMPMINMMLGEVTPGGVGSGVYAMLVLAIIAVFISGLLIGRTPEYLGKKIGPREIKLAALYILVMPTLVLTGTALSFAIPGIREDVENTSIWNPGIHGMSEVLYAFTSAANNNGSAFAGLTANTPWLNTALGLTILLGRFVPIVFVLALAGSLAAQGKVPATVGTLPTHRPLFVGLLAAVTVLVTALTFFPVLALGPLAEGLM, encoded by the coding sequence ATGACCTGGCTGTACGCGGGGCTCGCCCTGCTCACCGTCGCCGCCGTCATCGCCGTGCTCTACCGACCGTTCGGCGACTACATGGCTTGGGTCTACACGACCGGCAAGGACTGGAGGATCGAGCGCGGCTTCTACCGCCTCATCGGCGTCGATTCTCGCTCCGAGCAGACCTGGCGCTCCTACGTCGGCTCGGTTCTCGCCGTGTCAGCCGTCGGTCTGCTGATGGTCTACGGCTTCCAGCGGCTTCAGCAGTGGCTGCCGTACTCGCTTGGGCTCCCCGCGCCGTCAGAGCACCTTTCCTTCAACACGGCCGCGTCCTTCGTCGGCAACACGAACTGGCAGTCGTACTCGCCCGAGCTCACCCTCGGGTACACCGTGCAGCTGGCAGGCCTCGCGGTGCAGAACTTCGTCTCAGCCGCAGTCGGCATGGCCGTCGCCGTGGCCCTCATCCGCGGATTCGCATACCGGCACTCCGGGACCATCGGCAACTTCTGGGTGGATCTGACCCGCGGCATCCTGCGCATCCTGCTGCCGCTCTCCGTGCTCGGCGCGGTCGTGCTGATGATCGGCGGCGTAATTCAGAACTTCAACGGGTTCACCGAGATCAACACCGTCGCCGGAGCAGCGCAGAGCATCCCCGGCGGCCCGACCGCCTCTCAGGAGGTCATCAAGCTGCTCGGCACCAACGGCGGCGGGTTCTTCAACGCCAACTCGTCGCACCCGTTCGAGAACCCCACGGCGTGGACGAACCTCTTCGAGATCCTGCTCATGCTGATCATCCCGTTCGCACTGCCTCGCGTCTTCGGCCGCATCGTCGGCGACAACCGCCAGGGGTACGCGATCCTCGCCGTCATGGGCGGGCTGTACACGGCTTCCTTCGCCATCCTCACCGCCCTCGACACCGCGGGGCGCGGCACCGCGCCCGAGCTCGCCGGCGGCGCGATGGAAGGCAAGGAGCAGCGGTTCGGGATCATCGGATCCACGCTGTTCGCCACGACCAGCACCGGCACCTCGACCGGCGCGGTGAACTCGATGCACGACTCGTACACCGCCCTCGGCGGAATGATGCCGATGATCAACATGATGCTCGGCGAGGTGACCCCGGGCGGAGTCGGGTCGGGCGTGTACGCGATGCTCGTGCTCGCGATCATCGCGGTCTTCATTTCAGGGCTGCTGATCGGTCGCACCCCCGAATACCTGGGGAAGAAGATCGGCCCCCGCGAGATCAAACTCGCCGCGCTGTACATTCTCGTGATGCCCACCCTCGTGCTCACCGGGACGGCGCTGAGCTTTGCCATCCCCGGCATCCGGGAGGACGTGGAGAACACCTCGATCTGGAACCCGGGCATCCACGGCATGTCGGAGGTGCTCTATGCGTTCACGTCGGCAGCCAACAACAATGGCTCCGCCTTCGCGGGCCTCACGGCGAACACCCCCTGGCTGAACACCGCGCTCGGCCTCACCATCCTGCTCGGACGGTTCGTTCCAATCGTGTTCGTCCTGGCGCTAGCTGGATCTCTCGCGGCGCAGGGCAAGGTGCCCGCGACCGTGGGCACGCTCCCGACTCATCGTCCGCTGTTCGTCGGACTGCTCGCAGCGGTCACCGTGCTGGTGACGGCGCTGACCTTCTTCCCCGTTCTCGCGCTGGGTCCCCTGGCGGAAGGGCTGATGTAA
- a CDS encoding potassium-transporting ATPase subunit F translates to MIVFELLAAVLAVVAIAYLVFALVKPEHF, encoded by the coding sequence GTGATCGTCTTCGAGCTCCTCGCCGCCGTTCTGGCCGTCGTGGCGATTGCGTATCTCGTGTTCGCCCTCGTGAAACCGGAGCATTTCTGA